In one Lentimicrobiaceae bacterium genomic region, the following are encoded:
- a CDS encoding AAA family ATPase, whose protein sequence is MDFQTSPQLQLAFDFVQYTNQNIFLTGKAGTGKTTFLHNLKKVSPKRMVVVAPTGVAAINAGGVTIHSFFQMPFCPQIPKDYNLRQTEVEPTEIKHFSREKINIIRSLDLLVIDEISMVRADLLDAIDDVLRKFKNRNIPFGGVQLLMIGDLQQLAPVVKDDEWSLLGKYYDTCYFFSSRALRNSGFVGIELTHIYRQSNQEFISLLNRIRHNETDESTLETLNKRYIPDFVSDEKDGYIILTTHNFQAKQINETRLEKLKFKPHFFEATVKRDFPEYAYPADFNLILKEGAQVMFIKNDTSHEKRFYNGKIGEVIGFDEETIEVRCPDDDESIMVERAEWENCRYKLNEITKEIEEEVIGSFEQYPLKLAWAITIHKSQGLTFEKAIIDARNSFAHGQVYVAISRCKTLEGLVLMTPIAAFSVKNDSTVLQFTDEVEQHQPGTSELNDARKQYELQLLLELFNFQTQINRQRQLVRLCNEHSFQLIGNYNEKMSMLSDAMNEISEVAERFCKQLKQLFRQTSNSENDAIISERIKKAAFYFHEKLCNSIINNLLKTTFDTDNKELKKNIGEITSKLTKEFAVKQACLKSLTNGFEMKHFLQERATAAIELPAKSGFKDEEQSMPHFILYNRLKEWRQEKAFLQHVDINKILRQKVLWEISVTLPKTKENLKSIKGLSEKKLKQYGKEILELVNEYCDEKGIKN, encoded by the coding sequence ATGGATTTCCAAACCAGCCCACAGCTTCAGTTAGCCTTTGATTTTGTACAATATACCAATCAAAATATTTTCCTCACCGGAAAAGCCGGCACAGGGAAAACCACCTTTTTACACAATTTGAAAAAAGTTTCGCCAAAACGTATGGTAGTTGTAGCGCCAACTGGCGTAGCAGCCATCAATGCCGGAGGCGTTACCATACATTCTTTCTTCCAGATGCCATTTTGTCCACAGATTCCAAAAGATTACAATCTGCGACAAACCGAAGTTGAACCTACTGAAATAAAACATTTCAGTCGCGAAAAAATAAATATTATCCGCAGCCTCGACCTGCTGGTGATTGACGAAATCAGCATGGTTCGCGCCGACCTTCTCGATGCCATTGACGATGTTCTTCGCAAGTTCAAAAACCGAAACATCCCATTCGGAGGGGTTCAACTGCTGATGATAGGCGACCTTCAGCAACTTGCTCCAGTGGTGAAGGATGACGAATGGAGTTTGCTGGGAAAATACTACGACACCTGCTACTTTTTCAGCAGCCGTGCATTGCGCAATTCGGGTTTTGTAGGCATCGAACTTACTCATATTTACCGCCAAAGCAACCAAGAATTCATCTCACTTTTGAACAGGATTCGCCATAACGAAACCGACGAGTCAACTTTGGAAACTCTGAATAAAAGATATATCCCCGATTTTGTTTCCGACGAAAAAGACGGATATATTATTTTGACAACCCATAATTTTCAGGCAAAACAAATCAACGAAACCAGACTGGAAAAATTAAAATTTAAACCTCATTTCTTTGAAGCTACTGTAAAAAGAGATTTTCCCGAATATGCCTATCCTGCCGATTTTAATCTTATCCTTAAAGAAGGCGCCCAGGTAATGTTCATTAAAAACGATACCTCACACGAAAAACGGTTTTACAACGGAAAAATTGGTGAAGTTATCGGTTTCGACGAAGAAACCATAGAAGTAAGATGTCCTGACGACGATGAGTCTATTATGGTAGAACGAGCCGAGTGGGAAAACTGCCGCTACAAACTTAATGAAATAACAAAAGAGATAGAAGAAGAAGTAATTGGCAGCTTTGAGCAGTATCCTCTAAAACTGGCATGGGCTATCACTATCCATAAAAGCCAGGGACTTACCTTCGAGAAAGCAATTATTGACGCTCGCAATTCGTTTGCTCACGGACAGGTTTATGTTGCAATTAGCCGTTGCAAAACACTGGAAGGATTGGTTCTGATGACTCCTATTGCTGCCTTCAGCGTTAAAAACGATTCCACTGTTTTGCAGTTTACCGACGAGGTTGAACAACACCAGCCCGGCACTAGCGAACTTAACGATGCACGCAAACAATACGAACTTCAGCTTCTTCTCGAACTCTTCAATTTTCAGACGCAAATTAATCGTCAAAGGCAGCTTGTGAGGCTTTGCAACGAACACTCATTTCAACTAATCGGCAACTACAACGAAAAAATGAGTATGCTGTCGGATGCAATGAATGAAATTTCCGAAGTAGCTGAAAGATTCTGCAAGCAGTTGAAACAACTGTTCCGTCAGACTTCAAACAGTGAAAATGATGCAATCATCAGCGAAAGGATTAAAAAAGCTGCTTTTTACTTTCACGAAAAACTTTGCAATTCTATTATCAACAATTTGCTTAAAACAACTTTCGACACCGATAACAAGGAACTTAAGAAAAACATTGGCGAAATTACCAGCAAACTCACCAAAGAATTTGCAGTGAAACAAGCCTGCCTCAAAAGCCTTACAAATGGTTTCGAAATGAAACATTTTCTCCAGGAAAGGGCAACGGCTGCCATTGAATTGCCTGCAAAAAGTGGATTTAAAGATGAAGAACAATCAATGCCGCACTTCATTTTATACAACCGTTTGAAAGAATGGCGACAGGAAAAAGCTTTTTTACAGCATGTTGATATAAATAAAATTTTAAGGCAAAAAGTTCTCTGGGAAATTTCTGTTACGCTGCCCAAAACGAAAGAAAATTTAAAATCAATTAAGGGATTGAGTGAAAAAAAACTGAAACAATACGGAAAAGAAATCCTTGAGCTTGTGAATGAATATTGCGATGAAAAAGGGATAAAAAATTAA
- a CDS encoding BlaI/MecI/CopY family transcriptional regulator: protein MNRLTAKEEEVMQFFWQKGELFVKQIQEQYEDPKPHINTLSTIVRTLEVKGFVGYKIYGNTYQYYPLISETEYRNKRLKGFINKYFGNSYKRVISELIEEEVLSVDELKEIIREIEGNENQKTQQP from the coding sequence ATGAACCGTTTAACAGCAAAAGAAGAAGAAGTAATGCAGTTTTTTTGGCAAAAAGGCGAGTTATTTGTAAAACAAATCCAGGAACAATATGAAGACCCTAAGCCACATATTAATACCTTATCTACAATTGTGCGAACACTGGAAGTCAAAGGCTTTGTTGGCTATAAAATTTACGGAAATACCTATCAGTACTATCCGTTGATTTCGGAAACAGAATACCGTAACAAAAGGCTGAAAGGATTTATAAATAAGTACTTCGGAAATTCATATAAGCGAGTGATTTCTGAGCTTATAGAAGAAGAAGTTTTGTCTGTTGACGAACTGAAAGAAATCATCCGTGAAATTGAAGGCAACGAAAATCAAAAAACGCAACAGCCATGA